TGTAACCATCTCTTCTTATACTGATACAGATAAAGATATTATATATATGCCAAGATATGATGATAATTTAACCATATCGGTTGGTAAACCTAATCAATTAGACGTTTCCTTTGTAAGTTACCCCATAAAAGAATTTACGGTAAAAGGCTTTCCTAAATATCTATCACATGGTACTATAACTAGCGCTGCTTCTGCCATTGATGAAGGTTTAAAAAAAGCTCCTTTAAGTGTTTTGTTTAAATATTCTGGTATTGATGGTGCTGGAGACAGAGGTAAGATACCTGATATGACAGCTACCATTAATACAATTAAGCAAGCACGACGATTAGAAACTAATCAAGAAGGGAAAAACATACTCCCGGTAATGGTTCATTATACTGCTAATGCTAGTGGAGGAGGATCAGGAGAAGCTATAAAAGATATGACCGAGCATCAAAATTTATATTTTCACTATAGAAATTTGATTCAAGAGATTAAAGTAATGCTAAGTTATGAAGATGCAGATCACCCTAATCCCGGTGCTTTTGTAATAAGTCCAGATCTAATAGGAGCTATTCAACAAGATGTAGTTTTTGGGAATGACCACAATATAAGAACAATAAAGGTTGATGTAAATCAAGACATTAAGAAAGCTTTTAAAGATGAAAATTTAAGTATCGATAACATTCCTTCTTTTTCAGATAATTTAAAAGGTTATTTTCAATCAATAAACTTTTTAATTCATCATGTGGGAGAATGTAAAATTCCATTTGGATACCAACAAAATGTTTGGTCTGCAGGATCTGCTCGTTGGGTATATAAAAATGCAAATGAATATAATGATCCGGTAAGTGAAGCTACAGAGATAGCAGATTTTATGAATGATTTAGAACTATATACAGGAGATTGGAAACCAGATTTTATAGCCTTTGATAGATATGAACGGGATTGCTTCGGGCCAGTTTCTATAGATAGTTATGCATGGACAGCAAAACATTGGGACAAATATTTGATTTTTTGTAAAGAAATAGCAGAACGAATAGGAAATGCTCCTATAATGCTATGGCAAATCCCTGGAGGACATATGCCAACTGCAGATGAGAATATTATCAATTTTGATATTGCTAATCATTCTTCGGCTTCGGCACCGTTTTTTTTTGGGAGATAAAAGAATAGGAACAGATCTTAATAAGATACATCCAGATTTAAAAAAGATAGTGTTAACACAACCACATTATGCTGCCAAAAATATTGGGGAACATTTGGGTAACGATAATGGGTATGATTGGAGTACATCTAACATGCAAAAATTGGCGGATATGAATGTCTTTACAATTTTATGGGGTGGAGGATCTACTACTGGGATAGCCCCTATTGGTACGAATGGAGATGATGATCAATGGTTAGCTGCTAAAATAACAGACTATTATAAGAAACCAGTATATAAAACTATTTCGATTGTACCTTATCAAGATGCAGCATATTGTCAAAATACCACCGTATCGTCTTCTACTCAAAATGACATGAAGAAAACATTGGATGTGAAAATATTTCCTAATCCTGCTAAAGATCAATTACAGATAGAAAACTATGTTTTAGATAAGGACTTTGTTATAACTATTTATAATATATACGGTGAAAAAATAGTGGACTATAAAAATCAAAAACTACTAGATGTTTCTAATTTATCCAAAGGAGCATATATTATTAAATTACAATATATAGATTCTTTAGAAAGCAATATTTCTAAAATATTTTACAAAAGATAAAGCTCTAATTTAGTTTACGTTTCACCACCAAACGACAAAAAAACGGTCATAAGAATCTTCATTACTTTTCATCCAAAGTAATGGAGATTTTTTTTGTGATAATGATACCCGTACCTGTTCTTTTATAGCAGTAAAAGAAAACCAGGCGTCACTATATTTTGGATCGGTAACCCAATTTTTTTTCTTCGGAATATTAAAATAAGAATTACCATATTGTTCTGAAGTAAAAGCTTCTGATCTTAACCAAAAACCAACAATACATTGATTGTTTATAATAGGGAACAACTTATTTTTCATAGAAAGAGGAACAAAAAGATTGGCCATATAACATACCTGTTGATGAATACTTTTTGAATCTATATCTATATCTTCAAGAATAGACAAGGTTTCTTCTCTGTAGAGTAAAGGCAATTGTTTTATCTTCAGCTTTTCTATTTTTTGAAGTAAAGTATCTTTGCGATTTGGGCCAATCCATTGCTGAAGTTCACCTTTAATTAATGGATCATACAAATAAAATTTGTATACAACTTCAATATGTAAAGTGTTATTAGTTCTATGATCTTTTACTAGAAAATCTAATTCTCCGATTGTTATTTTATCCTGGTATACCTGAATATTCTTTGCTATAATCTCGTACTGGTCAGTATTGGTAATACCATATTCAAAAAAAAACTCTATACGCTTACCTAATACTTCATTATCCCGAATATTAATTTCTGTTTCATCGGGTAAAGCATCGTTTTCTAGTATTTCTTCGATATTAAAAGGAGATAATCCCAAAAGAGTTTTGTCGGTCCATAAGGTTTTACTATTTAAAAACCCTAGATATTCATTTTTGATTGACATTTAGACTTTAGGTAAATTTTGATTTTGAAAAAACTGAAAAGTATTTATTAATGATAGGTTTCAGTATTTTTCTATCTACGGGTTTAGAAACAAAATCATCGCATCCTGCATCTAATGCTTTTTGGATATCTTCTTCTGTAGAATACGCCGTTTGCGCTACAATAGGTAATCCGGGCCTCATTTTCTTTATCTTTCTTGTAGCTGTATACCCATCCATTACAGGCATTCTTATATCCATGAGAATTAAATCTATATGTTCATTTTTTTTGCAAATCTCTACTGCTTTCTTGCCATTTTCTGCACGATGAATTACAAATTTATATCCTTTCATTTTAAGTAATATCGTTTTAAGGAATAAAAAATTTACATCTCCGTCCTCTACAATTAAAATAACTTGTTTTATAGGAATATCCGGAGCCTTTTCTTTCTCCAAAGGAGTATCAGATATCACAGAATTAACAATGGGATGGTATGGTACAGTTAATGTAAAAATTGAACCTTTATTAACCATTGAAACAAAGGTAACATTACCACCGATTAAATTGGCATTTTTCTGGGCAATTGATAAACCTAATCCAAGGCCATCATAGCTTTTTGTAGCTTCTTTTTCAGATTGTGAGAAGTTTCTAAATATTAGTTCCTGATCTTCGGGTTTAATGCCGATTCCCGTATCTATTATGGTAATCACCAAAGAGCTATTTTCAATTTCGCAAGAAATTTCTATCATACCTTTGGTCGTAAATTTAATTGCATTATCAATAAGGTTTTGTAAAATCTTGTGGATTTTTAATTTATCCATAAGTATGATTCCCTGATCATCTGTTAACTTATTATTGAGGTATATTGCAATATTTTTGCTAATCGCTTTACTCTGAAAATCGGAAAATAGTTTTTGTAACGTCTCATTAATATTTATTTCTTCAAAACGAACTTCGACCTGATTAGTCTCTAATTTTGAAATTTCGATGATATCATCGATAATGTTGATTAATTGATTACTACTATTTATAATAATTTTTGAATATTCTTTTTGTTGATCCGATGTAATTTGTGGATCATTAAGTAATTCAGAAAAACCAATAATACCATTCATGGGCGTACGTACTTCATGAGAAATATTATGAATAAATGCAGTTTTTAATTTATTACTCTCTTCGGCTCGTTCTTTAGCAATTTTTAATTCTTTTGTTTTTTGTTTAATTAAGTATTTAAGATAGCGGTTAAGAAGAAGAATAACAACTAACGACAATAGAATAATCCCGGTAAGCGTAATCCAGAAGTTTGCTTTTTTATAAAAAGGAACGACGGCATTATATAGCCAATTGTCAAAAATAATTTCCTTTTCGCGATCAGTAATACTATTTGTCGTCTTAGCAATAATATTGCTAAGCATAACATTACTTTTTTGAACCGCAAGACTTGGAGCGTATGTATATTGAGTTTCTGAAACAATTTTAAGATTATCTAGATTTTCAGTTTTTATAAGATAATTGGCTACTGCTTTCGGCCCAATATAGGCATGATATTTTCCAGAACTAACTTTTTTTAAACAACTTAAATCATCTATTTCTGTAGAAATGTTGAGATCTTTTTCATACTCTTTTAAGATCTCATATATCGCATAATCTTTAGGAACCGTAATTATTTTATCATTATAATCTTTTAGATGTGTACCATAATCGATATCTTTTTGAGTTACAATAGTATGACTAGATTCGAAGAGTTGTGAGTAGAAATTAAGGTAAGCATCTCTTTTATTGGTTTGTTGAATTTCTAAAATGATTTCAATTTTGTTATTTTTTGCATCATTTAGAAGTTGTTCCCAATTAGTATACAGTTTTCGTTGAAATTTGTGATTTGTTTTCTTTTCGATAAGGGAGAGATAATCGATTAAGATACCGTCTATTTCTTCATTCTCATTAATGAATTGATATGGGGCATAATATGGAAAAAGCCCAACAGAAATACTATCATTGTTTTGTAGCCAATCTTTCTCTTTGTCACTTAAGACTGTAGATTTCGAACAAGAAAAAAATCCTATCCATATACTAAAGAAACAGAAAATATATAGTAATTTTTTTGCCATAGCTTTTTACTAGTTATCCCTTACTTTTCTTGCTCCTTATTAATAAAGATACTATTTAATAGTAACACTTTCAAGAAACACCAGGCTTATTTATAGAACAAAGTGAATTAATATAAATTCATAAATCATAAACTTTTATATCCTAAGGCATTGTATTTCTCTTAGAAAGAATACACAGATAAATATTTATGGACAACTTTTTTTAAAATTTCTGGATCAACAGGTTTTGCTATAAAATCATCGCATCCAGCAGCAAAAACATTTAGTATATCTTCTTTGTTAGCATAGGCTGTTTGTGCAATCACAGGAAGTTCTGGATGTAATTTTTTTATCAGTTTTGTAGCATCATATCCATCCATTTCTGGCATCTTCATATCCATAAACACCAGGCTAATGGTACTGTTTTCTTTACAAAATGTGACTGCTTCTTTTCCATTTTTAGCACGATGAATGGTAAATTGATAGTTTTCTATTTTTAGTAAGATTGTTTTGAGAACCAAAAAATTAACGTCACCATCTTCTGCAATCAGGATGGTATGTTGTCTGGTTTTTGTGTCCTTGTATAATATAGGGGATATTGTATTAAGAGGATTAGAAAAGGTAATTGGGCGATAGGGCAACTCGACTCGAAATGTAGATCCTTTGTCCGGAATAGAAGAAAAAGATAACTCACCTTTCATCAGGTTAGTGTACTCTTTGGCTATAGTAAGTCCCAACCCTAATCCTCCATATTTTCTTGATATTTGATTTTCTGATTGAGCAAAACTCTTAAATATAAGCTGTTGATTCTTAGGATCAATTCCTATTCCAGAGTCCCGTACATTAATGACCAAAAGATCTGCTTGTAACATAACCGAAATAAGTACCGCTCCTCTTTGAGTGTATTTAACTGCATTTTTAGCTAGACTAGTTATAATTTTGATAAGCTTAGATTTGTCAATACGCACATAACGTTGATCCTCTAACAGGTTATTATTAAGTATAAGAGAAATCCCTTTTTTCTTTGCTATTATTTCGAAAGTTGAAAAAACAATGTCAAAAACTTCGTATAGATCAGTTTCTTCCTGAGTAAGAATAACCTGTTTAGTTTGTAGTTTTGAAATTTCGAGTATGTTATCCATACTATTAATTAATTGTTTACTGCTATTAACTATAATTTCGGTGTATTTTGCTTTTTGGTTATCTGTTGTGCTAGATTCTTTAAGAAGTCTCGAAAAACCAATAATACCATTCATTGGTGTTCGAATTTCATGAGATATATTATGAATAAATGCTGTTTTTAATTGATTATCCTTTTCGGCATTATCTTTTGCTATTCTAAGTGCTTTTGTTCTGTGTTTTACGGTGTAACCCAAATAAAAGTTGATCCCTAAAACAATGAGTAAACCTAGCAATATAAAAAAGACAAAAGGAATCAAAAAATTAGGATTTTTATAAAATGGTTTTGTTTTAATGTAAAGCCAGTTTTCTACAATATTTTGTTTTTCGCTATCAGAAATATTGTTAATTGTCTTTTGAATGATTCTATTTAAAACAGTATTGTCTTTGTCTACAGCAATACTAGGAATATAGGAATATTTAGTCTCGACTATGATTTTAAGATTGTCGAAGTTTTTAGACTTTATTAAAAAATTAGCTACAGTTTTTGGACCAAAATATGCATCGTGTTTTCCTGTCTGCACCATTTGTAGTGCCATACTTTCGTTGAGATAGGGTTTGAGTTTGATTTCGGGATGCTTTTTTCTTAAATATTCTTCTGAAGAATACCCAAGAGGAACTGTTATAGTTTTAGTGCTAAAATCTTTTATGGTAAGTCCATCGGGAGTATCTTTTGAAGCTACAAGAACAAAAGGAGTGTTAAAGAATTCGGTATAAAAATTTAGATATTGACTACGATCCCAGGTTTGTTGGGCTTCCAGAATCATATCAATCTTTTTACTCTTAGCATCCTTTACCAGTTCTGACCAATTAGAATAATACCTTCTTTTAAATTTATGATCTATTTTATCTTCAATGAGGTTAAAATACTCAATAAAAATACCTTCAATAGCAGTATTGTTGTTTATAAATTGATACGGAGGATAGTACGGAAATAAAGCAATTGTAATAGAATCATTTTGTTTTAACCAATCCGCTTCAGCGTTCGTTACTATTTTTTCTTTTGAGCAAGAAAAAAATAAAATTGAACACAGAAAAAACAAAAGGGGTAAAAGAAATGTTTTTCGATTACGCATTTAAATCAAATCTTCTAAGGTGATGATAATGATGTTGTTAACATATGTTAGAATTAAAGATAAGCATTATTTACCCAACTATTAAGATAAGATATGTTACTTTTTTATTTCTGTACCGTCGGGATATAAAGCGAACCTGCCTTTAGAAGGGGAATGCACATGATCATGACTATCCCAGGGCCAACCTCCAAATTCTGTTTGTTGATACTCTTGTATAGCTTCCCTAATTTCTATCTGGCTATTCATAACAAATGGGCCATGTTTTACTACAGGTTCATTGATAGGCTTTCCTTGTAATAGTAATATATGAGCTTCTGTATTACCATTTTTCATAGTAAATTCCTGATCTGCGTTTAGAATAATTTCATGATGTACAGGAATAGTATACCCTTCACTAGTAACTTCGGTTCCTTTAAAAAAATATAACGATCTGTTTACACCCTTAGAAGCTGTAGGAAAGTTAAATGTTGCATTAGCACCCATTTTGATAGTCCATATCGCTATTTCATTAAGAGGATCTGCTGCCCAGGAATCAGGAGCAGAAGAGGGAGCTGTTGTATCATCTAATTTTCCGGCAATTAAGGTAATCTCGGTATCATGCCCGAATTCATCCTGTTTCTTTATTTTAGGAACTTCTTCACTCCATAACATTTTAAAATGTGGTTCTACCATTTTCTTATCTCTCGGAAGGTTGAGCCAAATCTGAAATAATAAAAAAGGATTTTCTTTTTCGGTATGCAACAAAGGGAACATTTCAGAATGTTGTACGCCTTTACCAGCAGTCATCCATTGTACATCACCGTTACCAAAACGTCCTGCAGCGCCAAGTGAATCAGAGTGATCCACCAATCCTTTTTGAACAATTGTAACCGTTTCAAAACCTCGATGCGGATGTGCCGGAAAACCAGGAATTTTGGTGCCATGATACATTCGCCATCCATCTTTAAGCGTAAAATCCTGACCGATATTACGCCCTTCTAACGACGCATCGGGGCCTAATTCTCTGTTTCCTTTTGGATATTGGTCCTCGTGATATGCACAGAATAAAAATGGGTCACTGGTTTCCCACGGGAAGCCTAACGGTTTGATTTTAATAATTGCAGCCATAAGCTTAATATTTTAATCCTTTATTTATATTAACAAATGATTCAGTAATACATGCTCTAATATCATCAGTCGCTTTAAACAGATCTTCATTACGAAGGTACATTATACGATTACTACGATATCCTTTTAAAACTTAGGTGATCTTTCACTTTTCCATTGGCGTTAAGCTGCCACATTACATAATTAACACTAAAATAAGTCGTAGTACCATCGTTTTTTTGATTAGAGATGCTTTATTTTAAAGATACTGTTTAATAGTAAAACTTTCAATAAGCATTTACCTAATTTTTAGAATTGTTTTGTGGAGTTATACAGTTACAAATTAAAACATCATTTTGCCTATTTGCTTATATTTTATTCGCCAAATTGTAGCTGTTGAAGATATTTTAAAATGAAAAATCTTTGATTTTTCAATACACTCCATAGTATAACTAAACATTTTTTAATTAAAGATCAGGTTGATTTTTTGTTTCACTGAAAATAGGGTAGTAGTTGAAATCTATACTAGTTATGTTTGATCTAAATAATTGATATTATAAGTAGCTGTAAATCTAATGATAATAATATACTATCCATGTTATGAAATTTATTAGAATATTACCCGAAATAAAAGAAAAACATTTTCAACTATACCATAAATGGATTTGTCTATAGACTTAATCGAAGATACTTTGAGACAAAACTATTAGATAAGCTGGGTATAGTTCGAGTTACAAAAACCAATATTCGATTTATTAATTATTAAATATTTTATACAATGAAAAACATTTTAAATTTAGCAGGAGTTCGAAAACTAAGTAAAAATCAACAGTTACATATTAAAGGTTCGGGACCATCGTTACCACCAACTATTAAATGTTGTTCAAGTGGAGACGGTTGTACTATGGATAATAATCAAAGTTTATGTATCCCTGGTCGTTGTGACAGACGAGGAGGGTGTATTCTATTATAAATAGTATAAAACAAAAAGAGGGTGTATGAAAAACCATATATCCTCTATTTTGTTTCGAATTTTCTTAGCTAAGGCGAAAATTAGTAATCTTTATAAGTTTAATATTTTGATCCCTTATTTATATTAACAGATGATTTGGCAATAAATGCTCTAATATCATCATTCGCTTTAATCAGATCTTCATTACGAAGGTACATCATGTGACCACTGCGATATCCTTTAAAACTTAGACGATCTTTCAGTTTCCCATTTGCATTAAGCTGCCACATTACATATTTAGCATTAAAATAAGTAGTAGCACCATCATAATAACCCGATTGGATCATCGTATGAAGATTAGCATTCATAGCCATAGCTCTTCTTAGGTTTTTGCCTGTATTATTACCTTTAGTTCTATCCCAAGGTCTAACAGGGCCAAACATATTGTATTTTAA
The sequence above is a segment of the Aquimarina spinulae genome. Coding sequences within it:
- a CDS encoding pirin family protein, which gives rise to MAAIIKIKPLGFPWETSDPFLFCAYHEDQYPKGNRELGPDASLEGRNIGQDFTLKDGWRMYHGTKIPGFPAHPHRGFETVTIVQKGLVDHSDSLGAAGRFGNGDVQWMTAGKGVQHSEMFPLLHTEKENPFLLFQIWLNLPRDKKMVEPHFKMLWSEEVPKIKKQDEFGHDTEITLIAGKLDDTTAPSSAPDSWAADPLNEIAIWTIKMGANATFNFPTASKGVNRSLYFFKGTEVTSEGYTIPVHHEIILNADQEFTMKNGNTEAHILLLQGKPINEPVVKHGPFVMNSQIEIREAIQEYQQTEFGGWPWDSHDHVHSPSKGRFALYPDGTEIKK
- a CDS encoding T9SS type A sorting domain-containing protein, whose translation is MRILSILILLIILRLRHRFFLGDKRIGTDLNKIHPDLKKIVLTQPHYAAKNIGEHLGNDNGYDWSTSNMQKLADMNVFTILWGGGSTTGIAPIGTNGDDDQWLAAKITDYYKKPVYKTISIVPYQDAAYCQNTTVSSSTQNDMKKTLDVKIFPNPAKDQLQIENYVLDKDFVITIYNIYGEKIVDYKNQKLLDVSNLSKGAYIIKLQYIDSLESNISKIFYKR
- a CDS encoding DUF1853 family protein, which gives rise to MSIKNEYLGFLNSKTLWTDKTLLGLSPFNIEEILENDALPDETEINIRDNEVLGKRIEFFFEYGITNTDQYEIIAKNIQVYQDKITIGELDFLVKDHRTNNTLHIEVVYKFYLYDPLIKGELQQWIGPNRKDTLLQKIEKLKIKQLPLLYREETLSILEDIDIDSKSIHQQVCYMANLFVPLSMKNKLFPIINNQCIVGFWLRSEAFTSEQYGNSYFNIPKKKNWVTDPKYSDAWFSFTAIKEQVRVSLSQKKSPLLWMKSNEDSYDRFFVVWW
- a CDS encoding response regulator, coding for MRNRKTFLLPLLFFLCSILFFSCSKEKIVTNAEADWLKQNDSITIALFPYYPPYQFINNNTAIEGIFIEYFNLIEDKIDHKFKRRYYSNWSELVKDAKSKKIDMILEAQQTWDRSQYLNFYTEFFNTPFVLVASKDTPDGLTIKDFSTKTITVPLGYSSEEYLRKKHPEIKLKPYLNESMALQMVQTGKHDAYFGPKTVANFLIKSKNFDNLKIIVETKYSYIPSIAVDKDNTVLNRIIQKTINNISDSEKQNIVENWLYIKTKPFYKNPNFLIPFVFFILLGLLIVLGINFYLGYTVKHRTKALRIAKDNAEKDNQLKTAFIHNISHEIRTPMNGIIGFSRLLKESSTTDNQKAKYTEIIVNSSKQLINSMDNILEISKLQTKQVILTQEETDLYEVFDIVFSTFEIIAKKKGISLILNNNLLEDQRYVRIDKSKLIKIITSLAKNAVKYTQRGAVLISVMLQADLLVINVRDSGIGIDPKNQQLIFKSFAQSENQISRKYGGLGLGLTIAKEYTNLMKGELSFSSIPDKGSTFRVELPYRPITFSNPLNTISPILYKDTKTRQHTILIAEDGDVNFLVLKTILLKIENYQFTIHRAKNGKEAVTFCKENSTISLVFMDMKMPEMDGYDATKLIKKLHPELPVIAQTAYANKEDILNVFAAGCDDFIAKPVDPEILKKVVHKYLSVYSF
- a CDS encoding response regulator, whose translation is MAKKLLYIFCFFSIWIGFFSCSKSTVLSDKEKDWLQNNDSISVGLFPYYAPYQFINENEEIDGILIDYLSLIEKKTNHKFQRKLYTNWEQLLNDAKNNKIEIILEIQQTNKRDAYLNFYSQLFESSHTIVTQKDIDYGTHLKDYNDKIITVPKDYAIYEILKEYEKDLNISTEIDDLSCLKKVSSGKYHAYIGPKAVANYLIKTENLDNLKIVSETQYTYAPSLAVQKSNVMLSNIIAKTTNSITDREKEIIFDNWLYNAVVPFYKKANFWITLTGIILLSLVVILLLNRYLKYLIKQKTKELKIAKERAEESNKLKTAFIHNISHEVRTPMNGIIGFSELLNDPQITSDQQKEYSKIIINSSNQLINIIDDIIEISKLETNQVEVRFEEININETLQKLFSDFQSKAISKNIAIYLNNKLTDDQGIILMDKLKIHKILQNLIDNAIKFTTKGMIEISCEIENSSLVITIIDTGIGIKPEDQELIFRNFSQSEKEATKSYDGLGLGLSIAQKNANLIGGNVTFVSMVNKGSIFTLTVPYHPIVNSVISDTPLEKEKAPDIPIKQVILIVEDGDVNFLFLKTILLKMKGYKFVIHRAENGKKAVEICKKNEHIDLILMDIRMPVMDGYTATRKIKKMRPGLPIVAQTAYSTEEDIQKALDAGCDDFVSKPVDRKILKPIINKYFSVFSKSKFT